One Silene latifolia isolate original U9 population chromosome 4, ASM4854445v1, whole genome shotgun sequence DNA segment encodes these proteins:
- the LOC141651921 gene encoding uncharacterized protein LOC141651921 produces MDSSWSWRKICQVKDIMNQLHNQGDGPGSYSIKHGYNSVREIRPVVPWFHQVWSSWTVPKHRIIAWLSYQNALNTRAKLHRLGVSDRDTCCICEQGTETLQHLFTRLKKRIIRAVMNAYLYTIWHQRNVSRLEMKLVMPIIVALKIRKLVQDRCSPNIRRPVGAKDVQWIERFEQR; encoded by the exons ATGGATTCAAGTTGGAGTTGGAGAAAGATTTGCCAGGTTAAAGACATCATGAACCAACTACATAATCAAGGAGATGGTCCTGGCAGCTACAGTATTAAGCATGGATATAATTCTGTGAGGGAAATCAGGCCTGTGGTGCCTTGGTTTCATCAGGTTTGGTCATCCTGGACTGTTCCAAAACACAGAATAATCGCTTGGCTAAGCTATCAGAATGCTCTCAACACAAGAGCTAAGCTCCACAGACTGGGGGTAAGTGACAGAGACACTTGCTGCATATGTGAACAAGGGACTGAGACGTTGCAACACCT GTTCACGAGACTCAAAAAGAGAATTATTAGAGCAGTGATGAATGCGTACCTGTATACTATTTGGCACCAACGGAATGTTAGCAGGTTAGAGATGAAACTGGTGATGCCTATTATTGTAGCTTTGAAGATACGGAAATTGGTACAAGATAGGTGCTCTCCTAACATCAGGAGACCTGTTGGAGCAAAGGACGTACAATGGATAGAGAGATTTGAGCAGAGATGA